The Pricia mediterranea genome includes a window with the following:
- a CDS encoding Tll0287-like domain-containing protein yields MRRTKILPVIALAGLFSFTGCKEASKSDKKVETVGSPSKDYAEIGMEYAVSTKAALGKNLVGAIQEKGTLGALEFCNIQAMPLTDSMAVAHKAIIKRVSDKPRNPNNQANAKELEYIEAFKSTVASGKKVEPIVNQENDQVDFYYPITTNTMCLQCHGKPEEQIEPATMAKLQDLYPEDQAIGYTENEVRGIWAIVVEGNKE; encoded by the coding sequence ATGAGACGTACCAAAATCTTGCCGGTGATAGCACTTGCCGGCTTGTTCTCTTTTACCGGATGCAAGGAAGCCTCGAAATCGGATAAAAAGGTAGAAACCGTAGGATCCCCTTCAAAAGACTACGCCGAAATCGGTATGGAATATGCCGTCTCGACGAAAGCCGCACTGGGCAAAAATCTGGTCGGGGCCATTCAGGAGAAAGGTACGCTCGGCGCGTTGGAATTTTGTAATATACAGGCGATGCCGTTGACCGATAGCATGGCCGTTGCGCATAAGGCGATAATCAAACGGGTTTCAGACAAACCGCGTAATCCGAACAATCAAGCCAACGCTAAAGAGCTGGAATATATCGAGGCTTTCAAAAGTACGGTAGCTTCTGGCAAGAAGGTGGAACCCATTGTCAACCAAGAAAACGATCAAGTCGATTTTTACTACCCGATTACCACAAATACCATGTGCCTGCAATGTCATGGCAAACCTGAAGAACAAATTGAGCCTGCTACGATGGCCAAGCTGCAAGACCTGTACCCTGAAGATCAAGCGATCGGATATACCGAAAATGAGGTACGCGGTATCTGGGCGATAGTTGTTGAAGGGAACAAGGAATAA
- a CDS encoding rhodanese-like domain-containing protein, giving the protein MEAYANAISGKKVQLVDVRTSGEFHGGHIKKAVNIDVMDAMNFQKAFEKLDKDKPVYLYCRSGARSRKAAKRLVGMGFSEIYDLKGGYMRWS; this is encoded by the coding sequence GTGGAAGCGTATGCCAATGCCATCTCCGGCAAAAAGGTACAATTGGTCGACGTACGTACCTCGGGCGAGTTCCATGGCGGCCATATCAAAAAAGCCGTCAATATCGATGTCATGGATGCGATGAATTTTCAAAAAGCCTTTGAAAAACTGGACAAGGACAAACCCGTGTATCTCTATTGCCGTTCCGGGGCAAGAAGCCGAAAAGCGGCCAAGAGATTGGTCGGTATGGGCTTTTCGGAAATTTATGATCTGAAAGGCGGATATATGCGGTGGTCTTGA
- a CDS encoding sterol desaturase family protein has translation MIEYLEAFGNGFMGMLRWTWKSIVFEVPWYTNYFWGLIAISLVIWLLEILFPWRKDQKIFRKDFWLDAFYMFFNFFIFAIVISGFYKVFEMVFADFGITIESLALIDMSAWPMWTQLLLFFVILDFVQWFTHILLHKYEVLWRFHAVHHSVKEMGFAAHLRFHWMENILYKPLKTFGVMILGGFEPEQAYIVHFFAIAIGHLNHSNIKLTYGPLKYILNNPVMHLYHHAYNLPKDRRKGVNFGISLSLWDYLFKTNYIPDSNNGKIKLGYPGDEQLPKDFYGQVIHGFRPERKQKETRSKEKQV, from the coding sequence ATGATCGAATATCTAGAAGCATTCGGTAACGGTTTTATGGGCATGTTGCGGTGGACTTGGAAGTCCATTGTCTTCGAAGTGCCTTGGTACACGAATTATTTTTGGGGCCTCATCGCCATTTCCTTGGTAATTTGGTTGTTGGAGATTCTTTTTCCATGGCGAAAGGATCAAAAGATTTTCCGTAAGGACTTTTGGCTGGATGCATTTTATATGTTCTTTAATTTCTTCATCTTCGCCATTGTCATCAGTGGGTTTTACAAGGTTTTCGAGATGGTCTTTGCAGATTTTGGGATAACCATCGAAAGCTTGGCCCTGATCGATATGAGCGCTTGGCCCATGTGGACGCAACTCTTGCTTTTCTTTGTCATACTCGACTTCGTACAGTGGTTCACCCATATTCTATTGCACAAATACGAGGTGCTGTGGCGATTTCATGCCGTGCACCACAGTGTTAAGGAAATGGGGTTCGCCGCACATCTGAGGTTCCATTGGATGGAAAATATCCTGTACAAGCCCCTTAAAACCTTCGGGGTCATGATTTTGGGTGGATTCGAGCCCGAGCAGGCCTATATCGTACATTTCTTCGCCATCGCTATCGGTCATCTAAACCATTCGAACATCAAGCTCACTTATGGACCTTTGAAGTACATCTTGAACAATCCGGTCATGCATTTGTACCATCACGCCTACAACTTGCCCAAGGATAGGCGAAAAGGCGTCAATTTTGGAATCAGCCTAAGCTTATGGGACTACCTCTTCAAAACAAATTATATTCCGGATTCGAACAATGGGAAAATCAAACTGGGCTACCCCGGCGACGAACAGCTGCCAAAGGATTTTTACGGACAAGTGATTCATGGCTTTCGACCGGAACGCAAACAAAAAGAGACTAGATCGAAGGAAAAACAAGTCTAA
- a CDS encoding class I SAM-dependent methyltransferase: MKLNRKNHWEDVYKTKSPNEVSWTQEVPKISLDFIRSFEVDKTAKIIDIGGGDSKFVDFLLDEGYENITVLDISAKSLEKSQKRLGDKAKNVTWLTSDVTEFEPDTTYDVWHDRATFHFLTQPEEVAKYIAIATRAVSSFLTVGTFSENGPEKCSGLEIRQYSEEKLTTAFKGGFDKIRCVAEDHATPFGTEQNFLFCGFRKR; encoded by the coding sequence ATGAAGTTGAATAGGAAGAACCATTGGGAAGACGTATATAAAACTAAAAGTCCGAATGAGGTAAGCTGGACACAAGAGGTGCCGAAAATATCCCTTGATTTTATACGTTCGTTCGAAGTCGACAAAACCGCCAAGATTATAGATATTGGTGGCGGCGACAGTAAATTTGTAGATTTTTTACTGGACGAGGGCTATGAGAATATTACCGTTTTGGATATCTCTGCGAAGTCTCTGGAAAAATCGCAAAAAAGACTCGGGGATAAAGCGAAAAACGTAACTTGGCTGACAAGTGATGTTACTGAATTCGAGCCCGATACCACCTATGACGTTTGGCACGACAGGGCTACATTCCATTTTTTGACCCAACCCGAGGAAGTAGCAAAATATATAGCAATAGCAACAAGAGCGGTAAGCAGCTTCTTGACCGTCGGCACATTTTCAGAGAATGGACCGGAAAAATGTAGTGGACTTGAGATTCGGCAATACAGCGAAGAAAAGCTGACTACGGCATTCAAGGGCGGATTCGATAAAATCCGTTGTGTGGCGGAAGACCATGCAACCCCCTTCGGTACCGAGCAAAATTTTCTGTTTTGCGGTTTCAGAAAACGGTAG